A genomic region of Eucalyptus grandis isolate ANBG69807.140 chromosome 5, ASM1654582v1, whole genome shotgun sequence contains the following coding sequences:
- the LOC104446871 gene encoding sodium/calcium exchanger NCL1, translating into MRIAFFILLVFLTSRSAECRSIKPIFSLIPDGMANRINSNYSAHQELKTTTITCDLTYSFLPCTTELLGEIFLIVVYEFLLGYAANCVNSGSELFLRMFGTGIFSSSLFQILGSLPSVIIMLVSSISSSVETVETTAAMGMAMLTGSAVYSLTIVWGSVVAFGSHSISKTSSSSITWSSQPTRKLVTLLTGSGIETDTETKKIASIMFVSMIPFLILQLAKIINSTTGTKVVVSITLGVTVILLIADYTLLVFRPWIQEKSFAYITSKYSGNSKFLSLCIVDGKTSESRIKEVFRKINQNNDSQVSKAELYSFLLGLQEGADVSTDDYAVAMMTKLDDSHDASLSEMEFVQGITKWLNQGTLASNSHAQDLAKSRSRSNNSTGATEEQERLLSQQDTTSKPRSALAISWNYAKASFLIVLGTTMMVILGSPLMQSFQDVASDLNMPSFLVSYVMLPLAMSYKQALGAITSARKKTLKDISGPMSEVYRGVFLNNLMGLVTFLLLLLIKDISWNVSAEVLVVLLICSFMGVLTSLRTQFPLWTAVLAYSLYPFSILLLYVLTSVLGWS; encoded by the exons ATGAGGATCGCATTCTTCATTCTTCTGGTGTTCCTGACGAGCCGTTCGGCAGAATGCCGTTCCATCAAGCCGATCTTCAGCCTGATACCTGATGGCATGGCAAATCGAATCAACAGTAATTATTCAGCTCATCAGGAACTCAAGACAACGACCATCACATGCGACCTTACTTACTCATTCTTGCCGTGCACCACGGAGCTGTTGGGCGAGATCTTTCTCATCGTGGTGTATGAGTTCTTGCTTGGTTATGCAGCCAACTGTGTCAACTCGGGGTCGGAGCTGTTCCTCCGGATGTTCGGGACTGGAATCTTCAGCTCCAGTTTGTTCCAAATTCTTGGATCCCTTCCCTCAGTGATCATAATGCTTG TCAGTAGTATTTCATCAAGCGTGGAAACGGTCGAGACAACAGCTGCAATGGGGATGGCCATGCTCACAGGATCGGCAGTTTATAGCCTCACAATAGTGTGGGGCTCCGTTGTTGCATTCGGAAGCCATAGTATCTCAaaaacttcatcttcttcaatcacGTGGTCCAGTCAACCAACTAGGAAGTTGGTCACTCTACTAACAG GTTCTGGCATAGAAACTGACACGGAGACCAAGAAAATTGCCAGTATCATGTTCGTTTCCATGATTCCATTTCTTATCCTCCAATTGGCAAAGATCATCAATTCGACTACTGGGACAAAAGTAGTGGTCTCGATCACTCTCGGAGTTACTGTCATCTTGCTCATTGCAGACTACACACTCCTG GTGTTTAGACCATGGATTCAGGAGAAGTCATTTGCATACATAACAAGCAAGTACTCAGGAAACAGCAAATTTCTGAGTCTTTGCATAGTTGATGGGAAGACCAGTGAATCTCGTataaaaga GGTGTTTCGAAAGATCAATCAGAATAATgattcacaagtatcgaaggcgGAGCTATATTCATTCCTGCTAGGATTACAGGAGGGAGCAGATGTGAGCACCGATGATTATGCAGTTGCTATGATGACAAAATTGGACGATTCACATGATGCATCCCTCAGTGAAATGGAATTTGTTCAAGGAATAACCAAATGGTTGAATCAGGGAACATTAGCTTCAAATAGTCATGCTCAAGATTTGGCAAAGTCGAGATCTCGAAGCAACAATTCCACG GGAGCAACAGAAGAGCAAGAAAGGTTACTGTCACAACAAGATACGACTAGCAAACCCAGAAGTGCACTTGCAATCTCATGGAACTACGCAAAAGCCAGTTTCTTGATCGTTCTGGGGACAACGATGATGGTCATTCTTGGCTCACCACTCATGCAAAGCTTTCAAGATGTCGCAAGCGACTTGAACATGCCCTCATTCTTGGTCTCCTACGTGATGCTTCCCTTGGCCATGAGCTACAAGCAAGCATTAGGAGCCATTACTTCTGCCAGAAAGAAGACATTGAAGGACATTTCTGGGCCGATGAGTGAG GTCTATCGCGGGGTGTTCCTGAACAACTTAATGGGGCTAGTCACCTTTTTATTGCTCCTTCTCATCAAGGACATATCCTGGAATGTCTCGGCCGAAGTTCTGGTCGTGCTCTTGATATGCAGTTTCATGGGCGTCCTCACGAGCTTACGCACCCAGTTCCCCCTCTGGACCGCCGTTCTTGCATATTCTCTCTACCCATTTTCGATCCTGCTTCTCTACGTTCTCACCAGTGTTCTGGGCTGGTCTTAG